The genomic interval GGCCTCCTACCTCGCGGTGCTGGCGGCGCGGCCGGCAGGGGGAGCGAGGCGGAAGGGAGCGGCGGCCGGCCAGGTGAGGGGAAGGCCTCCCGCGGCCGGGCGCGCTCCCTCGGGGGCCGCGGGGTGCGGGGcgccggcggggggggggcgcgctCCTTCCGGctgcgggcggggcgcggggcgcggagcggggcgcggggcgcggagggCTGCGCGCGCCCCTGCAGGGACCGAGGCTGCTCCCAGGAGGCGCGGCCCGGGGGGCGGTGGAGGCAGAGACTCTGCGGGGCTGGAGGCTCCGGCGGCCTCGCGCTTCGAGCGCCTCGGGCCCCTCCGGCCGCGGGTCCCGGGCACAGAGCAGGGGGCGCGGGTTCTGCGGGCGCGAGGGTGAGGAGCCGCGACGGGTGGAAAGGGATGGACCCCGCGACGGCGGAGCGCCCGGGTGAGGCCCCCCCCCAACTTCTCCCCAGTGCACTTTTCCTCCACCAGGGTTTTTGCCCACCCCACAGGGTCCTCTGCTTCCTCCCAGCCCCGCCCAGCAGGTCCCAGTTCCGGCAGGAAGGGGTTAAGGGGGGCTGggaggatcctgcgctcccctcCACCACCTCAGACTCCGAGGGCCCAGGGCCTCGGGACGTGCCCCAGAGACCCATCCAGGAAGCCCCAGGGCTTTTCACTTTCACTTCTCCCTTCTCAATACTGGTGTGACCCTCTGTCTCCACATCTGGCCACTACCCTCAGGTGTGTGCCCAGATACACGCAGAAGGCTCCCCAGGTGCACAGGACACAGCCTCCAGCATCCCCCCCCGGGGCTGGGGCAGCATGCATCCCAGATAAGGCACAACCACACATGGGAGCCCCTCCCAGAGCCCCCACATCGGCCCCCCACAGTCTTCAGGGCCCAGGACCTCTCTGGGCGCGGACTGCCAGCAGGAGATACCCCAGATGACACTGCCCTGCACGCCTCTCTGGGGGTGGACCGCCAGCAGTGGGCACGCCTCCTGCAACACTGCCGTGACCTGGCCCCACCAATGTCCCCTCCCAGCTGGGTTCTCCCCTCCATCAGAAGCAGCTCTTTCTGAAGTCCTGGAGGCAGTGGGCTGCCCTGCTCCGGGAGGGGAAAGAGGGCCCTTAAGCCCAGCTGGTTCCACATCTCACTCGTCCCTGGACCTGTCCATAGGTCCCACAGGTCAGTGTCACTGTCACAGCCCCAAATGGCCActgagggctgggggcaggcTCTGGTGAcagcttccctctccctccactctccaCAACTACAGCCACAGCCAGGGGGGGGCAGGTAAGGGGGGCTCCCTGTCCAGGAAGTCACACACACCACGCCCCAGCCACATGCCCACATGCTGCCCTGCTGCACTCACCACCTCATGCTCTTTCCTGGACCTCAGGCCCAGGAGCCAGTTCCTTCCCACTGGAGCTTACTCCCCAGTCCTCAGTTCCTGAGCCTTGCCCACTTCCTAGCCAGCACCCTCTCCAGCCTGGGGTCTGAGGCTCCAGGGATTGTAGAAGCTCTGGGAGAGGCCGCCTGCCTCCCACCCTCATCCCAGGCAAGCGCAGGCGAAGGCCTACAACATGGTTGCGGGCGGAGAAGCCTTGGAAACAGAGGAGCCTCGGTGAAGGGCCAGAGaggctcctgggaggctgggagaCTTGGTGCTCTGCTGGGGAGACTGGGCAGCAAAGCCACGGATGCCCTGAATCGGTCAGAAAAGACCCCAGCGGCAGTAGGTGGGGAAAGGCACAGGCCAAGTTAGGCCTCAGTGTGGCAGATGCCTGGGCCTAGAGGCCTTGAGGCCTCAGGGTGGGCCTCGCCTCCCGGTGCTGGGCCTGGCTGGGCACCAAGGCAGCGGGGCCTTCCCAGGTGGGCAGCCTGGATGTAAGGTGGGTGGCAGGGGGCCGCGTACAATCCGACCCGGCGGGCTGAACTCCTCCGACGTGTCCCCGGCTCCCTGGGCCagtgcaggccccgcccccggccctcccTGCGCCCGGCCGGTGCGCGGGGAGGTCGGAGCAGCGGGCACTGCCCACCCTCCGGATGTATAAGCGTCCTGGCCAGAGGCGGGTGGTGCGCGCGGGTGCGCGTGACACTCGGGCTCCCGGGCTGCGCGGCCTGGCCTGGGCGGCGTCCCTCTGCTCCGGGTCCCCAGCCACGACAGTGGGCCGGCCGAAGGGGGCTGGGGGCGTTTGCCCGCTGGGTCCTGTTCCGCCGCGCTGAGGACCGGACGACGCCCCCGCTGGGGGTTGCCCGCCTGTGGCCGGTGCCGAGCCCGAACTGCCCTCTCCTCACCCAGGTGCAGGGGCAGCCAGGGAGGAGGCGGCGGGAGGGGCCGAGGGCAGGGGCACGGCTGAGCCCAGGCGGCCCCACGGCGATCACTCGGTGCCTCACTGACACGGGCTGAGGCTGGGCGCTCCGGGTGTAGCTGCCTCCACTCGGGGGCTGTAGGACGCAACGGTGGCTTCGCCGGACAGAGGGAACCCCGGCCTCGGTGGGAACGGCGGGATGTTCGAAGGGCGCTGGTCACGGAGGTCCCCGGGAGCAGAGGCCGGGGCAGGGAGCTTGAAAAGCAGAAGGGCCCGCACACCCCCCTAGGGCGCTCCACCCATCTGGGCCCCTCGGCGGCCACCAGCCCAGAGTGGGGGGCCGTGACGCCATAAtccccggggcccggggctggaGGCTGTGAGTGGCACCgcaggcccccgcccccgggtcccGTGGGCTGGGCCGGCCTTGGTGCGGCTGGGTGCACGCAGTCGGAGGCGGCGCCGGCCAGGCCGCCGGGGCGCCTATGGACGCGCGGAGCCCGCTGTCTCCCCGGGCCAGCGCGTTCAGCATCGCCTCTCTGGTTGCAGCAGAGGCCGCAGAGCGCAGCGCTCGCCTGGGCCCCCGGTCCTCTGACCCGGCGAAGCTCCGCCGGCTGCTGGGATCCCCGGCCGGGATGCACTTCAGCACCGTCACCAGGGACATGGAAGGTGAGCCGCCCTGCTGTGTCTACGGGGACCCGCCCGCCAGACCCCCTGCCACTGCTGCCGTGGGGCCCAGAGTGGGTGGAGGGAGCTCTGGCGGGGTGGGCTCCAGGCTTCCAGGAGCAAGGAAGACGGGCAGGCATCCCGCCCAAAGCCTGTGCACCCTCCAGCCTGGGGACCCAGCTGCAGAGACCTGCAAGCGGCTAGACTCAGGCCCAGAACGGGACTGGTGGAAGCCAGGCAGGATAGGAGGGGAGGACCAGAGGCAGATGGCAGAGGTGGCCGCAAGCtgagagaggtggagggaaggtGGCAGGAAAGGAGGGTGTCATAGAGTCTGGGAACCCGGGaaaactgagagagagaaagtggtgaGGGCAGCGGGaggaaaagaaattgagaagagagaaaacacaaaaagctcaaaaggaaggtaggaaaaaagagagagatgataaagaaataaagagagcgAGAACGAAAAAGAAGGAAGTGAAGGGAAAcggaagacagaaaataaagtcataaaagaAAGCGAAAAGCTAGAGAAAAtctccagtttttattttgttaaaaaaaaaaaaaaggaaaaatccctGAATAACAGGAAAAGACCTACAGAAATAAGAGGCAAAAGGCAGACTGGAAAAGAAAGACGAAGTGATGAAAAACGAagtggaaagaaaggagaggaacagaagtggggaaagaaggaggcaaaaaataaaacagggataaaGAGAAACGAAAGAGATagtggaagaaggaaagaggattGGGAGGGAAATTTTCATCGAGGGAGACAAAggtaaagaaataacaaattggGAAAAGagcccagagagagaaaggagaaacgCAACGCGGGAGGGCGGCAGAGCgaggggcggcgggcggcccggCGCTCTGGGGAGCCGGTCCGGGCGGTCGGGGGGCCCGGGCCGAGCGAGCCGCGGCGggcgggctgggggctggggcggggggcagggcgggggaggggcgagCGCGGGGGAGGGGAGCGAGCCCATTGTCtcggcgccgggggcgggggggcgcggggcggggcggggcggggcgcctcCTCGGGGCCGGCCCGCGGTGTGGGCGGCGCGGCCCGGGGCGCAGCGCACGCCCGCCActcggcccggggcgcggggcagcGCTCACctcggcggggcggcggcggcggcggcccgcgggTCATGATCTCCGCCGTGTCCAGCCCGTGGCTCACGCAGCTCTCGCACTTCTGCGACGTTGCAGCCTTCACGGCCAGCAGCCTGAGCAGcctgggggccgcggggggcttCCCGGGCGCCGCGTCGCCGGGCGCCGACCCCTACGGCCCGCGCGAGCCCCCGCCGCCGCGCTACGACCcgtgcgccgccgccgcccccggcgccccgggcccgccgccgCACGCCTACCCGTTCGTGCCGGCCGCCGGGGCCGCCAGCAGCGCCGCCGCCGAGCCCGAGGGCCCCGGGGCCAGCTGCGCGGCCGCCGCGAAGGCGCCGGTGAAGAAGAACGCCAAGGTGGCCAGCGTGAGCGTGCAGCTGGAGATGAAGGCGCTGTGGGACGAGTTCAACCAGCTGGGCACCGAGATGATCGTCACCAAGGCCGGCAGGTCAGGGAGCCCCCTCGCCGCCCGACCCTCCCCGCGCGTGGGCCCCGCCGGCGGGTGGGGGCGCGGCCCGCCACCTGCGGCCCCTGCAGGCGCGAGCTGGCTCTGGCTCCCCGCGGTCCCGGCTCCGGCGACGCGGGCGCGGGCAGCCACGGAAGGCGGCGGGTGGAGGAGCGCGGCGGCCGGCTCGCCCCTCCCGCAGCCCCGaggcgcccgccgccgccggaAGCCCAGGCCGGCCCGGAGCTCTCGGCTACCGGCGCGCGGCCTCGCCGACCGGCTCCCGGTGGCTCCCACCTCAAAGGAAAGTCACGTCTTTAGTTCCCCAATTCAGTGGACACGGGTTAGCTGGAGAGGGGCAGCTGGGCAGTTGTCTGCAGCACGGCAGCAGAGAGCGGAGACCCTTAAAAAACAGTATCCCCCCTTTGCTGGAGGTTGCGACCCACCTTCCTCGGGCCTAAATTCCGCGTGATTGTGGGACCTGGctctggggccggggccggggccgcagcCTTCCAATTGGCCTGTGTTTGTTTTAAGGGCCCAGAGAGAAGGGGAACAAGTTTTGCGATGCAACCGATTTGACCAGCAGACAAAGGCGGGTGCCGGGCTGTGTCTAATGTACACACGGAGACACCAGCTCTGCGTCCACACAGCCAAGGGGAGCTCAGGGCCTGTTTGCAGAGCCTTCTCGCGGTTTCTGTTTCGCTGCCGCGGCTGTCctccctggggatcctggggccTATGCTCAGCTTCAGCTCTGCGCGTCTTCTCTGGGCTCTCCTTACTGTCCCCCGAGGACGGCGCCCCAGCCTCTGGCCCGGTCCAGCCCAGCAAGGGCCTTGGTTGTGGCCAGGCTTTACCCCGAAAGCCACCGTTCTGCAGCACCCACCGGCCTGCAGAGGCGGCGGTGGCAGGTCTGACCCGGAGGGCTGGCTCCATGGCATCTGCTTTCTGCCCACCGCCTGCAGGGAGTTGCCTCTGAGGGGAAGCCGTAGGAAGGGCAGGTGGGAGCCAAGCCTCACGCAGCCCTCCTGGGCCGGGTGGCTGGCACTGCTGTGCCGTCAGGGACAGGGCCGGCGCACGGTCGGCGGCCCATGCGGGAGCCACAGAATGTCCTTTCAAGAGCCTGGATGGGTCATAGAGTCAGAGTCCAGGGGAGGGGAGAGTTAGGTGACCACGAGAGCACGAGCCAGGTTCTCCCGGAGGAGCTGAGTCCGGGGGGTTACTGTGGCCGGTGGGAACTTGTGTGTGTCCCGAGGAAGGTGGGGAGACTCCTCCATTGGGCCTAAGAGTTGAGCCTATGGGCTCCGAGCCCTCAGCCTCGTTGGAGGGATTGCGGAGCAGCCGCAGACCCAGCCGAAAGGGCAAGCGGGACTCCTGGGAGCCACACAGAGTGCCCTGGTTTCACTTTGTTCGAGCCGGGAGTTCACATCCGTCTCTTAGATGGAGCTGGGGAGGCTCTGGAGGGCCGAGGATCTCCGGGACCGCGTCGTGGGAGTCTGCTGATAGGTGCTGCCGGCTGAGGCTCGCTCTGGGCCGGACAGCCGAGAATCGGCAAATGCTAGGCCGGCTCTGTGCACGCAAAGGTGGCAGAAGAAGCCACAGATGACGTTGGGGCGGGGAGGCTCCGCTCCAGGGCTTAGGGAGCCGTTCTGGGGTTTCAaaaaagggggcagggggctgcccTGACACTCCATTTACCCTTGGCTGGGCCAGGGCCCGGTTGGGTTAGAGTAgctgaggcagaggagaggggatgGAGGGGCCCGGCGCTGAACCGTCCTGGGGTGGTCGAGGTGGGGCAGCCCTGCCTTCCCCCACCCGAGGTGACCGGAGGCCTCGCCGCCCCCAGGCGCATGTTCCCCACGTTTCAAGTGAAGCTCTTCGGCATGGACCCCATGGCCGACTACATGCTCCTCATGGACTTCGTTCCCGTGGACGACAAGCGCTACCGGTGAGCGCCCAGCGGGACCAGGGAGGGTGCCCTGGGGAGCGGCCGGTCCCCGCCTGGTGACGCCTCTGAGGGCAGCCCACGAGGACATTAGTGACCAGGAGTCCCAGCACCTGCCCCGGCTGCCCCACGGGCCCCgtgacctcctccctccccagccccgtcAGACCCCAGacccacacaccccacccccagcgGTTCTTGGGAACTCCCCTCAGGAGGTCACACAGGCTGGGCCCCTCCACCGGCGTAGGCCTGAGGCAGCTCCCACGCCCCTGGGCCAGCTTGGCCTGAGGCCCCTCGCACACAGCCCCTGCCTTTCTTCGCGTCTCCTTCTCCCACGAGGTGAGCGTGGGCACCttgtcccctgcccccactcccggGGAATGCTGGGCCCTGGAGCCGAGCAGGAAAGGTGGGGTGGCCGGGAGAGATTATGCAGGGCGGGTCTCAGCCGCCCGGACAATTAACAGCAATTAATAAAGAGACCGTGGTCCGCCCTGCGCCCGAGGCCGCCGCCGGCGCTGCCAAATCCGACTCGAGCCGGTGGTGGGGAGGCCCGAGCCGCAGACCCGCGTGCGGCGAAATGTGGCGTCCGGCCTCCTCCCCCGGTGCCCGGCTTCCTGTCGTCTCGTGTGTTGGGACGGGAgggaattttctgttttcttcccggTGCCCCTCGGAAACGCTGCCAGTCTGTGTGGCAGCCGAAGGCTCCATTTCACCCGTGATGGGGAAATCATCAGAGGCACTTCTGGGGTGCACTCCGCAAGGCCCTCTCGGTTCACCCCGCATGGCATGACCCCCTGTTCCCGTGCTGCCCCAGGTACGCCTTCCACAGCTCCTCCTGGCTGGTGGCCGGGAAGGCGGACCCCGCCACGCCAGGCCGTGTACACTACCACCCTGACTCGCCTGCCAAGGGTGCACAGTGGATGAAGCAAATCGTGTCCTTTGACAAGCTCAAGCTGACCAACAACCTGCTGGATGACAACGGCCATGTGAGCCACCCCCGCACCTCCCCAGGCGACCTCGCTGTTGCTGTCCCGGTGTGGGCCCTCCAGCGTTCCTGTTGACCAGAACCAGACGCAGAGCTTGGGCAGCTCGGGGTGTGAATGAGGGACAGGCTGAGCAGAGTGGGCCCAGTGGCCCTCGGGCCTGGAGAGGGTGTCACTGTGCTCCCCATACCCCATTCCTGATCTTTTGCTGGAGACTTTTTAACTAGAAAGGATGGGGCGGTTTGTGTGCGTGTGGTgatactgggggggggggggggtggctgcaGGAGGCTTTGCACAATCCAGGAGGGTGATGCTGCTTTCCTGCCAGGCTGAGCTCTGGCCTCCagccacctcccacccacccactggGTGCCTCAAGTAGTTCTCAAGGACCTACGGAGAGAGGATCGTAATCCTGATCTTTTGCCATTTAGAGACTTTCCTTGTGGTCCCAGTTGATTGCAGTCTCCACTTGAGCCCCATAACCGGACCTCATTTTGAGAGTTCAGGCTTTTGTCCAAGTTCTCCGGGAAGTTCACTGCCTATCTAGACCTTTGCCCATTTCCTAGTTCCAAACTTGCCACCTTGTCTTCCAGATTATTCTCAACTCCATGCACAGATACCAGCCCCGCTTCCATGTTGTCTATGTGGACCCACGCAAAGATAGTGAGAAATATGCTGAGGAGAACTTTAAAACCTTCGTATTTGAGGAGACGCGCTTCACGGCGGTCACTGCCTACCAGAACCACCGGGTGAGGCCCTGGGATGGGCAAATTCAGTACTACTGGGTTGCAATTTCCCAGTGCTGCCTGGGGACAAAGGTTTGTAACCAAAGCTTTGGGTTCTGGTGGGATCCAACACCGTGGGGTTGCCCCCCCAAGGGCCTCAAGCAGCCTCCTCTCCTCTGCTGCAGGCTGGCCCAGCCTCCTATCAGGTTGACCTCTCCAGCAGCAACTGTCAGTGCGGCCTGAAAGTTTGTTTTCAAACCATTCCGGAAACTCCCCATCAGGGGCCTGATCCACGGCTTACCCAAATTCCTAGGGCatccccccccaacacacacacactgtgggtCGGTGGTGGAGGGGACCACATTCCCATCCCAGCCAGGGACACGGGGTCTCCATCCTAGTCACTTGGGACCACAGAGGGGTTCTTTAGCGAGAAAGGAGCTTCCCCGTTTGGCAGGAGAGAGTTAACTGGGGAGGTTTGTGTCCCCGAGGAGTAAAAGGGCCCCTACCTGGGGAGCTCCTGCAAACACTACCCGACTGGAGCTCGCCCCCCAGCGCAGGGGCCCTACCCATTTGCTCAATGCCCGcttcgccccccaccccaccccacccc from Canis aureus isolate CA01 chromosome 27, VMU_Caureus_v.1.0, whole genome shotgun sequence carries:
- the TBX1 gene encoding T-box transcription factor TBX1 isoform X2, with protein sequence MHFSTVTRDMEAFTASSLSSLGAAGGFPGAASPGADPYGPREPPPPRYDPCAAAAPGAPGPPPHAYPFVPAAGAASSAAAEPEGPGASCAAAAKAPVKKNAKVASVSVQLEMKALWDEFNQLGTEMIVTKAGRRMFPTFQVKLFGMDPMADYMLLMDFVPVDDKRYRYAFHSSSWLVAGKADPATPGRVHYHPDSPAKGAQWMKQIVSFDKLKLTNNLLDDNGHIILNSMHRYQPRFHVVYVDPRKDSEKYAEENFKTFVFEETRFTAVTAYQNHRITQLKIASNPFAKGFRDCDPEDWPRNHRPGALPLMSAFARSRNPVASPTQPNGAEKDAAEARREFERDAGGPAVLGDPAHPPQLLARVLSPALPGAGGAGGLVPLPGAPGGRPSPPHPELRLEAPGASEPLHHHPYKYPAAAYDHYLGAKSRPAPYPLPGLRGHGYHPHPHPHPHAHAHAHHHPAVSPAAAAAAAAAAAAAAANMYSSAGAAPPGSYDYCPR
- the TBX1 gene encoding T-box transcription factor TBX1 isoform X1; the encoded protein is MDARSPLSPRASAFSIASLVAAEAAERSARLGPRSSDPAKLRRLLGSPAGMHFSTVTRDMEAFTASSLSSLGAAGGFPGAASPGADPYGPREPPPPRYDPCAAAAPGAPGPPPHAYPFVPAAGAASSAAAEPEGPGASCAAAAKAPVKKNAKVASVSVQLEMKALWDEFNQLGTEMIVTKAGRRMFPTFQVKLFGMDPMADYMLLMDFVPVDDKRYRYAFHSSSWLVAGKADPATPGRVHYHPDSPAKGAQWMKQIVSFDKLKLTNNLLDDNGHIILNSMHRYQPRFHVVYVDPRKDSEKYAEENFKTFVFEETRFTAVTAYQNHRITQLKIASNPFAKGFRDCDPEDWPRNHRPGALPLMSAFARSRNPVASPTQPNGAEKDAAEARREFERDAGGPAVLGDPAHPPQLLARVLSPALPGAGGAGGLVPLPGAPGGRPSPPHPELRLEAPGASEPLHHHPYKYPAAAYDHYLGAKSRPAPYPLPGLRGHGYHPHPHPHPHAHAHAHHHPAVSPAAAAAAAAAAAAAAANMYSSAGAAPPGSYDYCPR